The Panicum virgatum strain AP13 chromosome 3N, P.virgatum_v5, whole genome shotgun sequence genome includes the window CGGCCTGCGGGAAAGGAGGTTTTGGATAGATAGAAGCTTCCGGATCCGGATCCGGACCCGCGCTGACGACCGCCTGTGGTAGTTGCAGCAGCATCGGTTTGGCTGTTAATGCTCCGGTGGGATTTGCTGTTCCTTTTTCCGCTGAATCGTTTTGGGGGATTTGTTGCAGTTTGGGActgctaggttgctgtgctcTGAGATGGAGGACCTGTTGGGTTCAGAGATCGGGAAGAACGACTATGACTGGTGATTCTCAAGTCTCAACTTTACATGCCTGTTCCCTGTCTAATTTTTCtagcttttttttgaaaaataaaaaggtGTGCGTGTTTATGTATATATGTGTTTATGATCTCTGCATTGTGTTGGCTGAAGAGGGGAATAATGCAGTACTAGGGCTGTATTCTCCCCTGGATTGACTTCAATTGCCCTGCCTTGGGGACGGATTTGTACGGATCACTGCTTTGAATGAATTCAAGCTTGTTCGTATTGACTAGTCAGGCGTCAAGGCGAGTACTAGTCTGGTGTTGGAAGAATCACTGTTTGAATGATTGATGAAGCTTGATCTTGGAAAGCACCATTTCACCATCATGTCGGTTTTTAGGTGTTGGTTGCCTGATTTTTGCGGTTGATGTGATCTTTCTAGCTAAAGATGATGTGGCGTGGTGGTTGTTGGGAGGAAATGTGTCGCTGTGCAAAGCAAAGTTGAAACACCAGATATGCAAGTGAGCTGATTGTCCTGTGTGAGCTCTTCCCTTGGGAGGCCAACCTGGAGATTGGTAATTGGTACTCAACACATATTTACAGAAGTATAACCTGCATGTAAGAAGCACAGTGAAAAACAGTGAAATATATTGAGGAGGATCTTATTGTTGTTGAGGTGCGTCTGAGGCATTTGGTAAAGGCCAATTCAAGGCATTAGCATGAGTATGATGCAAAAGATGGGCTAGTTGTTGCCAGTCAAATTTACCGTCTCGTGATATTTGATACAGGCCAATTTAAGGCATTAGCAGAACACATTGATTTTCTTATGCAAAGAGCTAATGTTTGTTTATCTGTTTATACACATCATCATATTTTTTCTACTCTAACTTAATGTACTTTGTGATGTACTCTAAAGGCTTCTAACTCCGCCTGGGACCCCACGTGTTCCTGCACTGGAGGTTGCTGAGAAAACACCATCCTCAAATATATTGCCGAAGCGTACTACTGCTAGGTCATCCTCAACTACTAGAGCATCTAGGGTATGTTCCATTTTCATGCTTCAAAGTTAAATTTCTTAATGAACTTTTCCTGCAAACTGATCAAATATTCTTATTCTGAGCAACAAATTTTCCTGGAATCATGCTTTGTGTATTTGTGTAGAGGCGACAAGTTTGAAGCATTTTGACCTACTAATTGGCCTCTTTGCAAAAGAGAATTCATGAATATGAGATGTAACTCTTATTCGGAACACTAcgatttactttttttttttgctgtctTACTTGCCAATTCATTTCTTTTGGAAAAAATGGTTTCTTACTTCTTACCTTAGTAGATAGGGCTTATTTTTAGTATTCGATCATATAGCAAGTGTTGATGTAAAACCAAATTTCGCCTCTTCATCTACACCAACTAACATAAATTATACTGATTATAATAACTGTTTCATTTGCAGCTTTCAGTATCTCAAACAGAGAATGGGCATTCGACGGTTCCCACTAGACCAGCAAGAAGTAACTCTGTCAGCCGACCTTCTATCCAGTCTACTCTCATGAATGGCAACAACAGGACATCAGTTCTCAATACAAGCATTTCCTCAGTCACTTCAAGACCTACAACCCCTAGCAGGCGATGCAGCACTTCGGCTGTACCAAGACAATCAGTTCCAGCTTCACGTCCAGTGCCTGCAAGATCCTCTACTCCTGTTAAAACTCGTCCATCTACACCAGCCAAAACTCGTCCATCTACTCCTACGAGAACTCGTCCAACAGCCCCAAACTCTTCAACTGATTCAGCTGCTGCCAAGACCACTTCCGCACATAATTCAAGGCCATCTACTCCAAATTCTCGGTCCCGTATAATGCCCAATCCATCTTCTGGTCCAACTCACGCAACAAGTCGCCCAAGCCCATCCTCTGGTACAATGAGCCGGCCAGGGTCTTCCTCAGGCAATGTTCATGGGATAAGTCGTGCCACCTCATTGTCCTCAAGTTCTGTTCCTTCAATGAGCCGTTCCAACTCACGATCATCTACACCTACACGCCAGCCTGCAACTCGTTCATCAGCCCCAGCTATCGGTCGCTCTCCTTCTGTTGGACGGAGTTCTAGCATCAGTAGCTTTACATCAGTCTCCCGGTCTGCAGCCAGTAGTGGGCGGAACTCAGCACCTTCATCAGCTCCTTCATCTCGTCCCAGTTCTCCAAATCCACGACCTCGAGCTCCAGTGTGTCCACTTGATATCCCTGATTTCCCAAGCGAAACTCCACCAAATTTAAGGACAAAATTGCCTGAAAGACCGCTATCTGCTGGCAGATCAAGGCCAGGAATGGCTTTAGGCATAAGGTCAAATCCAAATGCTGAACCTTCAGCTACGTCAGCTCCTGTGAAGAAGGTCTCTGTGCCTGCTGTGAGTCAAAGTAAATTTTCTGATCCATCATCAAAGATGCCTACACTCTCAAATGGACACCAAAATCGACAGGCTGAAAGGTCCGTTGTTGATAGTCAACCTAATAGACCATCAAGGCCTGCCACTAGCTCTGATAATGGATTTGGGAGGTCGATATCAAAGAGGTCACTTGACATGGCTATCAAACACATGGTACGTTCCCTGTGTTCATATAATCTAACATCCTGTATTGTAGTTTAAAAGCTGCATTTCAATTGACTAAATTCGTTAGTTTGTTACCTTCTGAAACTGTTGATCTACTCTGGGCCTATCAAGATTCGATCTTTTGCGTTTAGTCAAATTGTCATGGTCATGGCATTGCAagcctttgcatttcaattTTCAAGGTGAAAAAATTAAGCCCTGCTGGTGAAATGTACGTGAGTACAGATTGGCTGTTTGTTACTGTAAGTTGCAAGGTCCTCTCTAATTATATAAAACCAAAACAAGAATACAGATATGAACATTGATTGACAAAGGGTATCTGCACTGTAACTAGAAAGAGTTATCTGGTGATATTATACTAAAATATTCAAGGGGAATAAACATTGGATGGACAACTGCATTTTGCATCTGTAAGTTTCAACTTGTTCTCAAGTGACGTGTGTCTCCAAAAGTTTATGAAGCGAGTCCTTTTAGATATGATCAAGAAATTTTTCATAGATAGCTTGGGCTGAATGGTGCAGAGTGTTGGAAGGAACTAAGCCATCTCTGCTTGTGACAGGACATTCGGCAGAACTTGGGTGGCATTCGCGGCGCATCCCTCTTCCCCCAGAGCATCCGCTCGGCTGCTGCCAAGGCCCGGCCAGCTCGGGCATCGGACCCGGGGCACGGTATCTCAAACGGCGACCGGCACTACGCGGACAACGCGAGCAGCGTGAACGGGCACCTATCCGGGGACTCGAACGGGGCTTCCTCGCGCAACGGCGGCAGCTCAACAGCGTCGCCGGACTGGGTGAGCGTCGGGACCAAGGAGACCCTGAGCGAGCTGGACATCTATGGCAGCTCGCGCTACGAGGCGATGCTGCTGCGGGAGGATGCGCGCAACACCAGCTGGCTGCACGGTTTCGACGACAAGCCCGACCAGAGCCCTCTGTTCGACCACCGGTTCGAGCCGCTGCCGGAGCCCTTCAGCCCGTTATGACAGAGCCAGACGCCAGAGCCGCCGCCTGTAAAGTTCTTCTGGATCGTCAACATCTCTCCGTTCCTGTTCCCCGTCGTGCTGCAAGATGTGTATGGTTTCtttctgtctttttttttcttgttctaTAATTGGTTGGTTCTGCACGTTCACCGTTTTCTGGAGCCGATGAGACGGGATAGAGATTGCGGGGTTCTGGGTCCCGTGGTTCGTCCCTGGAGATTGCATTGGGTTTCCACTTCCCCGCGAATTGTTGTACTGCTGAATGAAGAAAGAAAGGATCTGAAAGGACAGAAACGGTAAAGAATTTGTAAGTTATATTGTAATGATCTTGGATGCTCGCTCGTGTGAACTATGATCATGTCGTGCTGGGTTCGCAATCGCCCGTGGTGGAGCCGCGGGGGCAGATGTTTGCCGTCGAACCGTTTGCGCGCGCCGGACCGAGGCGGCAACGGCTGATCGGAGGGGCACATCGGGGTGGTTGGGAACCAGTGGCAGGCGATTGGGGCAACGGGCCCACGGTGGTGACTGGTGAGGACAGAGCCAGCGCCCAACGGACAAGTCCAGGAGGAACCGAGTAGCCAGCCCATGCGGCGCGCACCGTTGCCATGGGCGCGCGGCCAGCGAAGCCTGAAGGCCTCAAGCCCCCAACTGACAACTATAGTATGGACACCCACCCACCGGGCACTGATGGAAGAGGCCGGCTGGAAAGGACCTCCCGGCCTGGCTGGCTATCTATTTCGGGTTTGTTTGGCAGGACTCCGGCTtctccaaaaacagctccggttCAAGCTCTTTTGGTGGAGCGGATTCTCTGATGGAGTTAGAGCCGTTTTGAAAAACGTTTGGCAAAACGGCTTCACCTAGTAGATTAAGATGGTAAAATGTCTAAATTACCCTTccttatattttctttttttcatttttcttcttattttccctctttttcttttctctcccgttttcttttttttgtcctCTCCTCCTTATCCATTCAGACCCGTCCttctcctccggtcctcccctccagcgcttcctctcctcctctcctcttctccgccggccgccacgggctcccgccgccgcgagctcgctCCGCCGAGCTCGTCGGCCACCTCAGGGACCCCCGCCGCCGTGAGATCCTTCCGCCGCCAGCCGCCTCGGGCCTCCCCGCCACCGCGAGCTCGCTCCACCTCAGGGCCCCCTGTCGCCGCgacctcctccctccgccgctaGCCGcctggacctcgccgccggccgcctcctctccgCTGGGCTGCGCTGCTCGAGCCTCCTTGCGGTGGTGCGGCGCGCCGTCGTGATGCGATATAGGGGTAATATGGGGCGAAGGGGGGCGGAGCCACTTGGAGCCACG containing:
- the LOC120665136 gene encoding flocculation protein FLO11 translates to MEDLLGSEIGKNDYDWLLTPPGTPRVPALEVAEKTPSSNILPKRTTARSSSTTRASRLSVSQTENGHSTVPTRPARSNSVSRPSIQSTLMNGNNRTSVLNTSISSVTSRPTTPSRRCSTSAVPRQSVPASRPVPARSSTPVKTRPSTPAKTRPSTPTRTRPTAPNSSTDSAAAKTTSAHNSRPSTPNSRSRIMPNPSSGPTHATSRPSPSSGTMSRPGSSSGNVHGISRATSLSSSSVPSMSRSNSRSSTPTRQPATRSSAPAIGRSPSVGRSSSISSFTSVSRSAASSGRNSAPSSAPSSRPSSPNPRPRAPVCPLDIPDFPSETPPNLRTKLPERPLSAGRSRPGMALGIRSNPNAEPSATSAPVKKVSVPAVSQSKFSDPSSKMPTLSNGHQNRQAERSVVDSQPNRPSRPATSSDNGFGRSISKRSLDMAIKHMDIRQNLGGIRGASLFPQSIRSAAAKARPARASDPGHGISNGDRHYADNASSVNGHLSGDSNGASSRNGGSSTASPDWVSVGTKETLSELDIYGSSRYEAMLLREDARNTSWLHGFDDKPDQSPLFDHRFEPLPEPFSPL